The genomic region TCCGTCGGGGACGAGGTACCACACGGGGAAACCGCGTCCGACTCGGATCCGGCAGTCGGTCGAGGAGATCGCCAGCGCCGGGACCTCCAGCAATCTTACGTCGGCGTGCGGGAGGCCGCTCTCGGTGAGGTCGTGCCCGGGGCGGGTGACGGCGACGAAGTGCGCCAGGTCCCACAGCTCGGCGACGTCCTTCCAGCCCAGGATCTGCTGGATCGCGTCCGCGCCGGTGATGAAGAACAGCTCCGCGTCCGGGTGCGTGCGCCGGATGTCGCGGAGCGTGTCGATCGTGTACGTGGTGCCCGCGCGGTCGATGTCGACGCGGCTGACGGTGAAGCGCGGGTTGGCCGCCGTGGCGATCACGGTCATCAGGTAGCGGTGCTCGCCGTCCGTGACGGTCTGCTTCTGCCACGGCTGCCCGGTGGGGACGAAGATCACCTCGTCGAGCTGGAGGTGCTGCTGCACCTCGCTCGCGGCGACGAGGTGGCCGTTGTGGATGGGGTCGAACGTGCCGCCCATGACCCCGATGCGGAGGCGCGGGGTCGCGGGTGTCGTCATGTGGTGGGCGCTCGCGCTCAGTGGGTGGAGTCGGCGGTGCCGTGGCCCTGCTCGGCGACGGGCGGCTTGCCCCACTTCTCCGAGTGGCGGTTGCTCACGTCGCGGAAGCTGAACATGACCACCCCGAGCGCGAGGAACACGACCGCCGCGACGGCCGGGAACACCCAGAGCGGAGCGGCGAGCTCCATGGCGTGCTCGGTCTCGGCGAGGATGGTGGTGGTCAGCGCGTGCATGGGATCTCCGTTCGTGGCACGCCCCGTCGAGCGGAGGCGGCGCCTGCCATCCTACCGGCGGGCCCCCGCGCGGGGCGCACGCCGGCCGGGCGTGCCGTCAGCCGCGGATCTGGCCGCTCCCCCGCACGATCCACTTGGTGCTGGTGAGCTCCTCGAGGCCCATCGGACCGCGCGCGTGGAGCTTCTGCGTGGAGATGCCGACCTCGGCGCCGAACCCGAACTCGGATCCGTCGGTGAAGCGCGTGGACGCGTTGACCATGACGACGGCCGAGTCCACGGCGGCGAGGAAGCGCTCGGCGACCGCGAGGTCGAACGTGACGATGGACTCGGTGTGGTGCGTCGACCACCGGGCGATGTGGGCGACCGCGTCCTCCACGGAGTCGACGACGCGCACCGCCACGTCGAGGGACAGGTACTCGGCCGCCCAGTCCTCGTCGGTGGCGGGGGCGGCGTCGGGCCAGAGGTCGCGGACCGCGGAGTCGCCGTGCACGGTCACGCCGCGGTCGCGGAGAGCGTCGAGCACGGAGGGGAGGATCCGCGGCGCGGCGTCGCGATGGACCAGCAGCGTCTCCATGGCGTTGCACACGCTCGGGCGGCTCACCTTGGCGTCGACCGCGATGTCGACGGCCATGCGCGCGTCGGCCGACGCGTCGAGGTAGACGTGGACGACGCCGGCGCCCGTCTCGATCACGGGCACGGTCGACTCCTCGACGACGGTGCGGATGAGCTCGGCGGATCCCCGCGGCACGAGCACGTCGACGAGGCCGCGCGCCCGCATGAGCCGGGCTGCCCCCGCGCGGCCGTGCGCGTCGACCGTCTGCACGGCATCCGCGGGGAGGCCCGCGCGCTCGAGGGCGCCGCGCATCAGGTCGACGAGGACGGCGTTGGTGCGCAGCGCCGCGGATCCGCCGCGCAGCACGACGGCGTTGCCGCTCTTCAGGGCGAGGGCCGCGATGTCGACCGTGACGTTGGGGCGGGCCTCGTAGATGGCGCCGACGACGCCGAAGGGCACGCGCACCTGCGAGAGCAGCAGGCCGTTCGGGAGCGTCCGGCCGCGGACGACGTGGCCGAGCGGATCGTCGAGGCCCCGGATCCCGCTGACGGCGTCGGCCAGGGACGCCACGCGGCGGGCGTCGAGCGTCAACCGGTCGAGGAGGCCGGCCGCGAGTCCGGACGACCGGCCCGCCCCCAGATCCTCGGCGTTGGCCGCGATGATGCGATCGGCGCCGGCCACGAGGGCCGTCGCGATGGCGTCGAGCGCGGCGTCACGGCGGCCGGAGGTGGTGGCGGCGAGGTCCGTGGACGCGGCCCGGGCCGCCTCGAGGATCCGCTCGAGCGCGTCGGCCGGGCTGGTCGTCGGGTCGGCGGGCACGGTGTCGGGGGCACCGGAGGCGTTCGAGGGCATGCACGGCATGCCTAGCCAGGCGACGCATGCCCCCGAGAGGCGGCGCGACGTTCAGCCGCGGGGCGCGAACCAGGTGCCGACGTGCGCGCCGGCGAGGGCCTCCGCGACCTGCGCGGTCGACGTGAGGAGGACCCCGGTGCCCGCCTCGGCGGCCAGGCGCGCGGCGGCGACCTTGGTGACGGCTCCCCCGGTGCCGACGCCCGTCCCGGTGCTGCCGACCTCGACGCCCTCGAGCTCGTCGCCGAACGGCACGTGCTGGATGCGCCGGGCTCCGGGCTCCTCCGGCGGCCGCGTGTAGAGCGCGTCCACGTCCGAGAGGAGGAGGAGCAGGTCGGCGTCCACCAGGCGGGCGACGAGCGCCGCCAGCCGGTCGTTGTCGCCGAAGCGGATCTCGTGCGTGGCCACGGTGTCGTTCTCGTTGACGATCGGCAGCAGCCGGAGGCCCAGCAGACGCTCCATGGCGCGTTGCGCGTTCTCGCGGTGGTCGGGTGCGGCGAGGTCGCCGGCCGTGAGGAGCACCTGGCCCGCGACGATCCCGTAGCGGTCGAGGCTCTCCTGGTACCGGAAGATCAGCACGCTCTGGCCCACCGCCGCCGCCGCCTGCTGGGTGGCGAGGTCGGCCGGTCGGTCGTCGAGGCGGAGGAAGGGCATCCCCGTCGCGATGGCGCCGGAGGACACGAGCACGATCTCGGCGCCGTGCGCGTGCACGGACGCGATGGCGTCCACGAGCGGGGCGATCTGCCCGGCGTTCTCCCCGCTGATGGACGACGAGCCGACCTTCACGACGATGCGCCGCGCGGACGCGATGCCCGCGCGCGAGGCCGTGCCCACCCGCTACGCCTTCGCGTCCGAGGACGCGTCCTCGTCCGTCCCGTCCTCGTCCGCCCAGAGGCCGGCCTCGCCCTCGCGCACGAGCTGGGCGCGGGCCTCGGCCTTGGCGTCCATGCGGGCGAAGTAGTCCTCGCGGCGCGCCTGGTTGGTGCGGCGGCTGATCGGGTCGACGCGGGCGTCCGCTCCACGGGGGCTCGTGATGAGCTCCGCGGTCGAGGTGAGGGTGGGCTCCCAGTCGAAGACGATGCCGTCGCCCTCGCCGATGACGACGCTGGATCCGGCCACCGCGCCGGCCTTGAACAGGCCGTCCTCGACGCCGAGCTTGGCGAGCCGGTCGGCGAGGTAGCCGACGGCCTCGTCGTTCGTGAAGTCGGTCTGCTGCACCCAGCGCTCGGGCTTGGTGCCGATGACCCGGTAGATGTCGCCGTAGCTGCCGCCGTCCACGCGGATGACGAACGGCTTCTCGTTGACCGCGCGGGGACGCAGCACGATGCGCGGTGCCTCGGGCTCCTCCGCGGCCTTCGTCCGGGCGTCCTCGACCAGCTCGGCGAGGGCGAAGGAGAGCTGGCGCAGGCCGTCGTGGCTCACCGTGGAGATGTCGAACACGCGGTAGCCGCGGGCCTCGAGCTCCGGACGCACGAGCTCCGCGAGCTCCCGGGCCTCGGGGACGTCGATCTTGTTGAGCGCGATGAGCTGCGGACGCTCGAGCAGCGGCACCTGGCCGTCCGGCACCGGGTACGCGGCGAGCTCCGTGAGGATGATGTCGAGGTCCGAGATGGGGTCGCGTCCGGGATCCAGCGTCGCGCAGTCGAGCACGTGGAGCAGGGCCGAGCAGCGCTCGACGTGGCGGAGGAACTCGAGGCCGAGGCCCTTGCCCTCGCTCGCGCCCTCGATGAGCCCGGGCACGTCGGCGACGGTGTAGCGCGAGTCCGCGACCTCGACGACGCCGAGGTTCGGGTGCAGCGTGGTGAAGGGGTAGTCGGCGATCTTCGGCTTGGCGGCCGAGATGGCGGCGACGAGGCTCGACTTGCCCGCGGACGGGTAGCCCACGAGCGCCACGTCGGCGACGACCTTCAGCTCGAGGACGACGTCGCCCTCGTAGCCGCGCGTGCCGAGCAGCGCGAATCCGGGGGCCTTGCGCTTCGTGGTGGCGAGCGACGCGTTGCCGAGCCCGCCCTGGCCGGCCTCGGCGGCGACGAAGCGCATGCCGGGCGTGGCCATGTCGGCGAGCTCGTTGCCGTCGACGTCCTTGACGACGGTGCCCACGGGGACGGGGAGCTCGAGCGCCTCGCCGAGCGTGCCGTGGCGGTGGTCGCCCATGCCGGGTCCGCCGTTGCGGGACGAGCGGTGGGGCCCGCGGTGGTATGCCAGCAGCGTGGTGACCTGGGGGTCGGCGACGAGGACGATGTCGCCGCCGTTGCCGCCGTTGCCGCCGTCGGGTCCCGCGAGGGGCTTGAACTTCTCGCGGCGGACCGAGACGCAGCCGTTGCCGCCGTTTCCCGCCCGCAGGTGGAGGGTCACGGTGTCGACGAATGTCGCCATGGCTGTCGCTCGTTTCTTCTAGAGGTTTCCCCTGCGGAACGCACGCAAGGGCGGGCCGAGGAGGCCCGCCCTTGATGTGCTGCGCGGCAGTGCCGCCGCAGGGTCCGTGCTGTCGGCCTGCGCTAGGCCGGGACGACGATGTTGACGACCTTGCGGCCGCCCTTGACGCCGAACTCCACCGAGCCGGCGGACAGGGCGAACAGCGTGTCGTCGCCGCCACGGCCGACGTTGACGCCGGGGTGGAAGTGCGTGCCGCGCTGGCGGACGATGATCTCGCCGGCGCCGACGACCTGGCCGCCGAAGCGCTTCACGCCGAGGCGCTGGGCGTTCGAGTCACGGCCGTTGCGGGTAGAGCTCGCGCCCTTCTTGTGTGCCATCTGCTTCTCCCTGCGTTCTCGGTGCTAGTTGATCTCGGTGACCTGGACGCGCGTGAGGTCCTGGCGGTGCCCCTGGCGCTTCTTGTACCCGGTCTTGTTCTTGAACTTCTGGATGACGATCTTGGGACCGCGGAGGTCGTTCAGGATCTCGGCGCTGACGGTGACGTCGGCGAGCTTCGCGGCGTCCGTGGTGATGGTGTCGCCGTCGACGAGCAGGACCGCGGGGAGCACGACCTTGCCGCTCTGCTGGTTCTTGACCCGGTCCATCGTCACGATGGTCCCGACCTCGACCTTCTCCTGCCGACCGCCGGCGCGCACAACTGCGTAAACCACTTTTCCGTACCTGTTTTCTCTCGCGGGCTTGACTCACTAGGGACTTGACGCCCTGTGGCCCGAATCATTGGAGGAAGTCTGCCGCAGGCGCACGACCTCTGGGGATCGGCGCATGCCAGCGACTCACGTTACCGGAACGCCGGACAGGGGTCAAACTCCGTAGACCCCGGGCGTCCTCGGTCGATCATACGCGAGCCGCTGCCCGTCCCGCCGCATGCGCGCCGGGCGCGTCGCGCGTGTCCCGTCCGCTCCCCGGGCCGCCGACGCTGCGCCGCCTGCCTAAGCTCGCAGGATGAGCGTGCTCCTCGATCGACCGGCCTGGCCCGCGCACGGACGGCTCTGGGCGCACCTCGTGAGCGACGCGTCGCTCGAGGAGCTGCACGCCTTCGCCCGGGCGGCGGGCATCCCGGAGCGCGCCTTCGACCGCGACCACTACGACGTGCCCGATGAGCGGCACGCGGAGCTGGTCGCGCGCGGCGCGGAGCCGGTCTCGAACCGCGACCTCGTGCGTCGGCTGCAGGCGAGCGGCCTGCGGGTCACCCAGCTGGAGCGGCGCGCGGCCGGCACCTGACGCGGGGATCGGCGACGGGGACGACGGAGGGCCCGGAGCGTCTGCTCCGGGCCCTCCGTCGTGCGGCCGCCTCGCGGGCGGCCCCCGGGTCAGCTCGCGTCGTCGACCGGGGCCGGCGTCGTCAGCGTCTGCGTCGAGACCCGACGGCTGCGCGACCGCCCCTGTCCGGGCTCCTTGGGCTGCGGCAACGCGTCGAGCACGGAGCCGAGGAGCTGCTCCGCGTCGGCCGAGCTCACGCGGCGCGGGGCCGTGCGGGTGCTCGCGACGGGGATGTCGAGGATCTGCACCGGCTCGAGGCGGATGGCCTCGCGCGGCTCGAGCGTCGACAGTGCGGGCTCCTCCACGGCCGCGTCGGCCGGCGTCGGGTCCTCGGCGGGAGCGGACGGCGCCTCGGCGGCGGGCGCCTGGGCCTCCTGGCGGTCCGACGCCTCGGCGGTCGCGGACGACGCGCGTCCCCGACCCCCGCGGCTCCGACGCGGGCGGTCGCCGCGAGGCTGCTCCTCGACGGGAGCGGACTCGACCGGCGTCGCCGCGTCGGTGCTCTCGTCCGGCGTGCGCACGACGTCCTCGACCCGGCCGATCGCGTCGTTGACCGTCTGGATGGTGCTCGTGGCGATCTTCGCGAGGGCGGAGCGCGCGTCGTCGGTGATGCTGTGCGTGCTGGCCGCGGGCGTGCGCGGCGGCTGCGCCTGGGCGCCGCCGTTCGCGCCACCGCCGCCGTTGCTCCCGTTGCCCCCGTTGCCGGTGCCCTGGTCCTGCTGGCCCTTGCCGCCACGACGGCGACCCTGGCCCTGCACGGGCTCCTGCGGCGTCTGCTTGTGGGCCATGAGCGGGTCGTGGTGGATGATGATCCCCCGCCCGGCGCACGTCTCGCAGTTCTCGGAGAACGACTCGAGCAGCCCGAGGCCGAGCTTCTTGCGGGTCATCTGCACGAGGCCGAGCGAGGTGACCTCGGCGACCTGGTGCTTGGTGCGGTCGCGGCTGAGGCACTCCACCAGGCGGCGGAGCACGAGGTCGCGGTTCGACTCGAGCACCATGTCGATGAAGTCGACGACGATGATGCCGCCGATGTCGCGCAGGCGCATCTGGCGGACGATCTCCTCCGCGGCCTCGAGGTTGTTCTTGGTGACGGTCTCCTCGAGGTTGCCGCCGGATCCGACGAACTTCCCCGTGTTGACGTCGACCACGGTCATGGCCTCGGTGCGGTCGATGACGAGCGAGCCGCCGGAGGGCAGCCAGACCTTGCGGTCGAGCGCCTTCTCGATCTGCTCGCTCACGCGGTGGTGGTCGAACGAGTCCTTCTCGCCCGAGTACGTCTGCACCCGGTCGATGAGGTCGGGCGCCACGCCGCGGAGGTAGCCCTCGATGATCTCCTGGGCGTCGCCGCCGTCGATCACGAGCTCGCGGAAGTCCTCGTTGAAGACGTCGCGGATGATCTTCAGCAGCAGGTCGGGCTCCGAGTGCAGGAGCGCGGGCGCCTGCGCCTTCTCGACCTGGCGGCTGATCTCGGCCCACTGCGACGTGAGGCGCTCGACGTCGAGCTTCAGCTGCTCCTCGGTCGCGCCCTCGGCGGCGGTGCGGACGATGACGCCCACGTTCTCGGGCAGCACCTCCTTGAGCGTCTTCTTGAGGCGCGCGCGCTCGGTGTCGGGGAGCTTGCGGCTGATGCCGTTCATGGACCCGTTGGGCACGTACACGAGGTAGCGGCCGGGGAGGCTCACCTGGCTCGTGAGGCGCGCGCCCTTGTGGCCGACCGGGTCCTTGGTGACCTGGACGAGCACCCGGTCGCCGGGCTTCAGCGCGACCTCGATGCGGCGGGCGTGGTTGCCCGGCCCCTTGTCGGCGTTGGCGGCCTCCCAGTCGACCTCGCCGGAGTACAGCACGGCGTTGCGGCCGCGGCCGATGTCGATGAAGGCGGCCTCCATGCTGGGCAGCACGTTCTGGACGCGGCCGAGGTAGACGTTGCCGATGAGCGACGCCTCGTCGGCGCGGGCGACGTAGTGCTCGACGAGCACCTGGTCCTCCAGCACGCCGATCTGGATCTTGCCGTCGCGCGAGCGGACGATCATGCTGCGGTCGACGGACTCGCGGCGTGCCAGGTACTCGGACTCGGTGAGGACCGGACGGCGGCGTCCGGCGTCGCGGCCGTCGCGGCGGCGCTGCTTCTTGGCCTCGAGGCGCGTGGATCCCTTGATCCGCTGCGGCTCGGTGATGAGCTCGGGCTCGCGCGGCGTGCGGACCTTGACGACCGTGCCGGGCGCGTCGTCGCCGTCGCGGCCCTCCTCGCCGGAGCGGCGGCGCGCGCGGCGGCGGACCGACGGCGAGTCGTCCTCGTCGTCGTGGTCGTCGTCGCGGGTGTCGCGGCCCCGACCGTCGCGTCCGGTGCTGCGGTCCTGGCCGCGGTCCTGTCCACGGCCGCGGCGCGACGAGCGCGAGGGACGCTCGTCGCGGTCGAGGTCGTCGTCCTCGTCACGCGAGTCGTCCCGGCGGTCGTCCCGGCGGTCGTCCCGGCGGTCGTCCCGCTCGCGGCGGGGAGGCAGTGGCGCGATGTCCGGGGCCTGGAAGACGACGGAGAGGGAGCGGACGGTGCGCGTCGGCGCGGCGGGCGCCTCGGCGGCGGGCGCGCCGACCGGCTCGGCCGCCGCGGGCTCGTCGTCCGTCGTCTCGGCGGCGGACTGCTCGGCGGCGGGCGCCTCCTGCTCGGCCGGGACGGCGGCCTTGCGCGGGGCGCGCTTCCGGGGCGCCCGGGCGGCGGGCTGCTCGGCGGCAGCCTCCTCGGAGGCCGCGGGTGCGGAGGCCGAGGCGGACGCGTCGACGCTGGCGTCGTCCGGCTGGGCGACCGCGGGCGCGGATGCGGGGGTGCTCGCGCGGCGGGAGCGTCGGACGACCGGCGCCTCCGTCTCGTCGGGCGTGGACCGGGTGTCGTCGTTCTCGTTCAGGGTGTGGCCCTTCGCTTCGGAGGCGGCGGGACTGCCGCTCGCCTCGGGGGTCGCGGACGCGGAGAGGGCGGGCGTGCCGCCGGTCCCCGTCGCCGCGGTCGTCTCGGCGCGGCGGCCCGTGAGCCGCTCGAAGAGGCTGGGTCGCCTCCTGCCGGTGTTCTCGTCTCTCTCCACCATCTCTGGTGCACTCCTCAACCGGTCGGTACGGCCGCGCCGTACCCCGGTAGCTCTCCGAGTGGATCCCCGCCTACGCGGCTCTCCGTCGATCCTGGTCTGCGACGTCCGGCCCGAGGCTTCGGTCGTGCGCACTGGTACGGAACTGGCCATCCGCCGCCGGCTATGCCGGGTGGCCCGGGTGTGCCCCGGTAAAGACTCTTCATGGCGGTCGTCCCGCGCGGCGGTCCGACCTGCCTGCCAGTATCGCACGCCGACGCCCACCCGGCCGTCAGGGTCGGCGCTCCCCCGTCTGCCATGATCGCCGCATGACCGCGACCCGGGCCCCCGCGCACCCCCGCTCCCTGGCCGTCCTGCTCGTCGTCACGGGCGTCGTCGGCTGGATCGGCGCGTTCGTGCTCGTGCTCGACCGGCTGCACCTGCTGGAGAACCCGGGCGCGTCGCTGTCGTGCGACGTCAACCCGTTCATCTCCTGCGCCACCGTCATCGAGTCGCCGCAGGGATCGCTGTTCGGCTTCCCCAACCCGCTCATCGGCGTGGCCGCATTCGTGGTGCCCATCGTCATCGGCATGGCCCTCGTGGCGGGCGCCCGGTTCGCACGCTGGTTCTGGACGCTGTTCGCGCTGGGGACGTTCGCCGGCTGGGTCTTCGTGACGTGGCTCTTCACCCAGAGCGTCTTCGTCATCGGCGCGCTCTGCCCCTACTGCCTGCTCGTGTGGAGCGCGATGATCCCGCTGTGGTGGGGCACGCTGTCCGCCACCGCCCGTGCGGGGCTCCTGCCGCTGCCCGCGGGGATCCGACGCGCCGCCGACGCCGTGGCGCCGTACACGTGGGCGGTCGTGGTGCTCAACTACGCCATCATCGTCGTCGCCATCATCGCGACGTTCCCGGCCCTCATCCCGACGCTGCTCGGCTGAGCTGCCCGGACGACGACAGGGGCCGACCGGAGATCCGGTCGGCCCCTGTCGTCTGCGGTCCTAGAACCAGAGCGCGAGCTCGCGCGCGGCCGACTCGGGCGAGTCGCTCCCGTGCACGAGGTTCTGCGCCACGGCGAGGCCCCAGTCGCGGCCGAGGTCCCCGCGGATCGTGCCGGGGACGGCGAGCGTCGGATCGGTCGTGCCGGCGAGCGAGCGGAAGCCCTCGATGGCGCGGTTCCCGGCGACGCGCACGGCGACGATCGGGCCCGATTCCATGAACTCGACGAGCGGCGCGTAGAACGGCTTGCCCTGGTGCTCCTCGTAGTGCTGCTCGAGCAGGGCGCGCTCGGCCTGCACCATGCGGAGGTCGACGATCTGGTAGCCCTTGGCCTCGATGCGGCGGAGGATCTCGCCGGTGAGGCCGCGGGCGACGCCGTCGGGCTTGACGAGGACGAGGGTCTCCTGGACGGGAGCGGACATGGGTGCCTCCTACTTGGCGGGAGCCGGCGGCTCGGTGGTCGGTCGGTGGTCGGTGGGGCGGTCGTCGCCCGGCGCGGGGGTGCCGCCCGCCGCGGCCTGCTCGTCGAGCATGGCCTGCTCCCATGCGCCGCGCGCGGCGGCCTTCTCGCGGTCGATCCGGGCGCCCTGCACCATGGCGTAGATCCAGAGGAGCAGGAAGAAGCCGCCGACCGCGAACATGGCGGGGAGCACGAAGCCCGTGAGGACGACGAGCACCTGCACGACCCATCCGGCGCGGATGCCGAGCGGGGTGCGCAGGGCGCCGACGACGGCGAGCATGGCGAGGACGAGCAGGGCGCCGCCGCCGAGCGCGGGGAGCGCCGGCAGGGCCTCGAGGCCGAACGCGACGAGGCTCGCGAGGAACACGACGATGACCTGGAAGCCCATCACGATGGATCCGAGGATCTCGACCGTCGTGCGGGGCGGGCGTGGCCGCCTGGTGCGGGCCGGTCGGCCGTCGGCGCTCACGAGGTCTTCCAGCCCTCGTCGGCGGCGTGGGCGATGGCCTCGCCGACGAGGAGGATCGACCCGGTGACGAGCGCCGCGCCCTTCCCGGTCTCGCCCGCGGAGTCGCGCGCGTCCTCCAGGGCGGTGCGGAGGTCGGGCTCGACCGTGACGCGGTCGCGGCCGACGACGTCGACGACGATGCGCGCCAGCTCGTCGGGATCCACCGAGCGCTCGGACGTGGAGCGCGTGACGATGAAGTGGTCGACCACGGGCGCGAGCTCCCGCACGATGCCCTCCGCGTCCTTGTCCGCGAGCACGCCGATGACGGCCGTGACGCGGTCGAAGGTGAAGTACACGGGCAGCGCGGCCGCGAGCGACGCGGCGCCCGCGGGGTTGTGCGCGGCGTCGACCAGCACGGTCGGCTCGGTGCCGACGACCTGCAGGCGTCCGGGGCTCGTCGCGGTGGCGAGGCCCTCCGCGAGCACGTCGTCGTGGATGGCGTGGTCGCCGCCGCCGAGGAA from Clavibacter michiganensis subsp. insidiosus harbors:
- the nadD gene encoding nicotinate-nucleotide adenylyltransferase, translating into MTTPATPRLRIGVMGGTFDPIHNGHLVAASEVQQHLQLDEVIFVPTGQPWQKQTVTDGEHRYLMTVIATAANPRFTVSRVDIDRAGTTYTIDTLRDIRRTHPDAELFFITGADAIQQILGWKDVAELWDLAHFVAVTRPGHDLTESGLPHADVRLLEVPALAISSTDCRIRVGRGFPVWYLVPDGVVQYISKHHLYRSPQ
- a CDS encoding glutamate-5-semialdehyde dehydrogenase, encoding MPSNASGAPDTVPADPTTSPADALERILEAARAASTDLAATTSGRRDAALDAIATALVAGADRIIAANAEDLGAGRSSGLAAGLLDRLTLDARRVASLADAVSGIRGLDDPLGHVVRGRTLPNGLLLSQVRVPFGVVGAIYEARPNVTVDIAALALKSGNAVVLRGGSAALRTNAVLVDLMRGALERAGLPADAVQTVDAHGRAGAARLMRARGLVDVLVPRGSAELIRTVVEESTVPVIETGAGVVHVYLDASADARMAVDIAVDAKVSRPSVCNAMETLLVHRDAAPRILPSVLDALRDRGVTVHGDSAVRDLWPDAAPATDEDWAAEYLSLDVAVRVVDSVEDAVAHIARWSTHHTESIVTFDLAVAERFLAAVDSAVVMVNASTRFTDGSEFGFGAEVGISTQKLHARGPMGLEELTSTKWIVRGSGQIRG
- the proB gene encoding glutamate 5-kinase, translating into MGTASRAGIASARRIVVKVGSSSISGENAGQIAPLVDAIASVHAHGAEIVLVSSGAIATGMPFLRLDDRPADLATQQAAAAVGQSVLIFRYQESLDRYGIVAGQVLLTAGDLAAPDHRENAQRAMERLLGLRLLPIVNENDTVATHEIRFGDNDRLAALVARLVDADLLLLLSDVDALYTRPPEEPGARRIQHVPFGDELEGVEVGSTGTGVGTGGAVTKVAAARLAAEAGTGVLLTSTAQVAEALAGAHVGTWFAPRG
- the obgE gene encoding GTPase ObgE, with translation MATFVDTVTLHLRAGNGGNGCVSVRREKFKPLAGPDGGNGGNGGDIVLVADPQVTTLLAYHRGPHRSSRNGGPGMGDHRHGTLGEALELPVPVGTVVKDVDGNELADMATPGMRFVAAEAGQGGLGNASLATTKRKAPGFALLGTRGYEGDVVLELKVVADVALVGYPSAGKSSLVAAISAAKPKIADYPFTTLHPNLGVVEVADSRYTVADVPGLIEGASEGKGLGLEFLRHVERCSALLHVLDCATLDPGRDPISDLDIILTELAAYPVPDGQVPLLERPQLIALNKIDVPEARELAELVRPELEARGYRVFDISTVSHDGLRQLSFALAELVEDARTKAAEEPEAPRIVLRPRAVNEKPFVIRVDGGSYGDIYRVIGTKPERWVQQTDFTNDEAVGYLADRLAKLGVEDGLFKAGAVAGSSVVIGEGDGIVFDWEPTLTSTAELITSPRGADARVDPISRRTNQARREDYFARMDAKAEARAQLVREGEAGLWADEDGTDEDASSDAKA
- the rpmA gene encoding 50S ribosomal protein L27, whose product is MAHKKGASSTRNGRDSNAQRLGVKRFGGQVVGAGEIIVRQRGTHFHPGVNVGRGGDDTLFALSAGSVEFGVKGGRKVVNIVVPA
- the rplU gene encoding 50S ribosomal protein L21, which encodes MVYAVVRAGGRQEKVEVGTIVTMDRVKNQQSGKVVLPAVLLVDGDTITTDAAKLADVTVSAEILNDLRGPKIVIQKFKNKTGYKKRQGHRQDLTRVQVTEIN
- a CDS encoding DUF4031 domain-containing protein codes for the protein MSVLLDRPAWPAHGRLWAHLVSDASLEELHAFARAAGIPERAFDRDHYDVPDERHAELVARGAEPVSNRDLVRRLQASGLRVTQLERRAAGT
- a CDS encoding Rne/Rng family ribonuclease, with protein sequence MVERDENTGRRRPSLFERLTGRRAETTAATGTGGTPALSASATPEASGSPAASEAKGHTLNENDDTRSTPDETEAPVVRRSRRASTPASAPAVAQPDDASVDASASASAPAASEEAAAEQPAARAPRKRAPRKAAVPAEQEAPAAEQSAAETTDDEPAAAEPVGAPAAEAPAAPTRTVRSLSVVFQAPDIAPLPPRRERDDRRDDRRDDRRDDSRDEDDDLDRDERPSRSSRRGRGQDRGQDRSTGRDGRGRDTRDDDHDDEDDSPSVRRRARRRSGEEGRDGDDAPGTVVKVRTPREPELITEPQRIKGSTRLEAKKQRRRDGRDAGRRRPVLTESEYLARRESVDRSMIVRSRDGKIQIGVLEDQVLVEHYVARADEASLIGNVYLGRVQNVLPSMEAAFIDIGRGRNAVLYSGEVDWEAANADKGPGNHARRIEVALKPGDRVLVQVTKDPVGHKGARLTSQVSLPGRYLVYVPNGSMNGISRKLPDTERARLKKTLKEVLPENVGVIVRTAAEGATEEQLKLDVERLTSQWAEISRQVEKAQAPALLHSEPDLLLKIIRDVFNEDFRELVIDGGDAQEIIEGYLRGVAPDLIDRVQTYSGEKDSFDHHRVSEQIEKALDRKVWLPSGGSLVIDRTEAMTVVDVNTGKFVGSGGNLEETVTKNNLEAAEEIVRQMRLRDIGGIIVVDFIDMVLESNRDLVLRRLVECLSRDRTKHQVAEVTSLGLVQMTRKKLGLGLLESFSENCETCAGRGIIIHHDPLMAHKQTPQEPVQGQGRRRGGKGQQDQGTGNGGNGSNGGGGANGGAQAQPPRTPAASTHSITDDARSALAKIATSTIQTVNDAIGRVEDVVRTPDESTDAATPVESAPVEEQPRGDRPRRSRGGRGRASSATAEASDRQEAQAPAAEAPSAPAEDPTPADAAVEEPALSTLEPREAIRLEPVQILDIPVASTRTAPRRVSSADAEQLLGSVLDALPQPKEPGQGRSRSRRVSTQTLTTPAPVDDAS
- a CDS encoding vitamin K epoxide reductase family protein, whose translation is MTATRAPAHPRSLAVLLVVTGVVGWIGAFVLVLDRLHLLENPGASLSCDVNPFISCATVIESPQGSLFGFPNPLIGVAAFVVPIVIGMALVAGARFARWFWTLFALGTFAGWVFVTWLFTQSVFVIGALCPYCLLVWSAMIPLWWGTLSATARAGLLPLPAGIRRAADAVAPYTWAVVVLNYAIIVVAIIATFPALIPTLLG
- the ndk gene encoding nucleoside-diphosphate kinase, producing MSAPVQETLVLVKPDGVARGLTGEILRRIEAKGYQIVDLRMVQAERALLEQHYEEHQGKPFYAPLVEFMESGPIVAVRVAGNRAIEGFRSLAGTTDPTLAVPGTIRGDLGRDWGLAVAQNLVHGSDSPESAARELALWF
- a CDS encoding DUF4233 domain-containing protein, with protein sequence MSADGRPARTRRPRPPRTTVEILGSIVMGFQVIVVFLASLVAFGLEALPALPALGGGALLVLAMLAVVGALRTPLGIRAGWVVQVLVVLTGFVLPAMFAVGGFFLLLWIYAMVQGARIDREKAAARGAWEQAMLDEQAAAGGTPAPGDDRPTDHRPTTEPPAPAK